A DNA window from Paenibacillus sp. HWE-109 contains the following coding sequences:
- a CDS encoding carbohydrate ABC transporter permease gives MRKRFSLFNSYVFIFPSLFLTLALGIYPIIWALRYMFYDYQGFGDMKFIGLDNFSRLFRDQEFWHSVYNTFVYAAGKIIIVLPISLVLAVILNKGLKGKVFLRAVYFMPTIISTSVMSIVFFTIFNSYNGLLNQFLIKYGVISQAIDWLGPNYAMVTVIITAIWGAIGNYMLLFIAGLQGIPDDLYESASIDGANAVQKFWSITIPMLGPVLQMIIMLAIITALKGYESIMVLTEGGPFGRTDVMYLYVYKLFFPVSASTSTVQQIGYGSAAGFVTAMIVGLITIVYFYLSKRLNRD, from the coding sequence ATGCGAAAAAGGTTTTCTCTTTTTAATTCCTATGTCTTCATTTTTCCTAGTCTATTCTTGACTTTGGCGCTTGGGATCTACCCAATTATTTGGGCGCTTCGTTATATGTTTTACGATTATCAAGGGTTCGGAGACATGAAATTTATCGGCCTTGATAATTTCTCGAGATTATTTCGGGATCAGGAATTTTGGCATTCCGTCTATAACACGTTCGTCTATGCCGCCGGGAAAATTATTATTGTCCTGCCTATTTCCCTTGTACTTGCCGTCATTTTGAACAAAGGGCTCAAGGGCAAAGTATTTCTGCGGGCAGTCTATTTCATGCCGACTATCATCAGTACATCGGTGATGTCGATCGTGTTTTTCACCATATTTAATTCGTATAACGGACTGCTCAATCAATTTCTGATCAAGTATGGCGTGATCTCTCAAGCGATTGATTGGCTGGGACCGAATTACGCTATGGTGACTGTGATTATTACGGCAATCTGGGGGGCCATCGGCAACTATATGCTGCTGTTTATCGCCGGACTGCAAGGGATTCCTGATGATCTCTATGAGAGTGCTTCCATCGATGGCGCGAATGCCGTACAGAAATTTTGGAGCATTACAATTCCTATGCTGGGACCTGTTCTGCAAATGATTATTATGCTCGCCATCATTACGGCGCTGAAAGGGTATGAGAGCATTATGGTACTGACCGAGGGCGGACCTTTCGGCAGAACCGATGTCATGTACCTATATGTGTACAAATTGTTCTTCCCGGTTTCCGCTTCTACTTCCACTGTACAGCAGATCGGCTACGGTAGTGCAGCAGGGTTTGTAACGGCTATGATTGTTGGACTCATTACGATTGTCTATTTCTATCTGTCCAAAC
- a CDS encoding glycoside hydrolase family 43 protein — translation MYLFSYFKEDDEKLFIASSHDGLQWNESNGGMPLFESDVGTKQMRDPFLLEDEEGGFHLVWTDGWRSLSIGYARSSDLVNWHDAKLIPVMEHLPLTQNTWAPEIFYDTMLRAYRIIWSSTVGMGPRNHRIWSVTTSNFESFSEASLFFDPGYNVIDASVTDMGEYYYMLYKDERGQNEKGTAFKAIRSCRVAKEDSNRPSVTEVSELLTPELTEGPTMYALEEDGSTQWIMLVDGFQEQCYSAYQSVDLDKWEDVTHKIQLPSGARHGAVMKLKTARKLELLFK, via the coding sequence ATGTATTTGTTCAGTTATTTCAAAGAGGATGACGAAAAACTGTTTATAGCGTCGAGCCATGACGGCCTGCAATGGAATGAAAGCAACGGCGGGATGCCCTTGTTTGAATCCGATGTGGGAACGAAACAAATGAGGGATCCTTTTCTTCTGGAGGACGAAGAGGGGGGATTTCATCTTGTTTGGACAGACGGCTGGCGCAGCTTGAGCATCGGATATGCACGTTCTAGCGACTTGGTCAATTGGCACGATGCCAAGCTGATTCCAGTTATGGAGCACCTCCCACTGACACAGAACACGTGGGCGCCGGAAATCTTCTATGACACGATGCTGCGGGCGTATCGGATTATTTGGTCTTCCACTGTTGGCATGGGTCCGCGAAACCATCGGATTTGGTCCGTGACGACTTCTAATTTCGAATCGTTCTCTGAGGCCTCCCTGTTCTTTGACCCTGGATACAATGTAATCGACGCCAGTGTCACCGACATGGGTGAGTACTATTATATGCTTTACAAAGATGAGCGTGGGCAGAACGAAAAGGGAACCGCATTTAAGGCAATTCGTTCCTGTCGTGTCGCTAAGGAAGATAGCAACAGACCTTCCGTTACGGAGGTATCCGAACTTCTGACACCTGAGCTTACGGAGGGACCCACGATGTACGCCCTGGAGGAAGACGGGAGCACCCAATGGATCATGCTGGTGGACGGCTTTCAGGAGCAGTGCTACAGTGCTTATCAATCCGTTGACCTGGACAAGTGGGAGGATGTAACCCACAAGATTCAGCTTCCGTCGGGTGCAAGACATGGTGCCGTTATGAAGCTTAAAACAGCAAGGAAGCTTGAACTTCTATTTAAATAA